In Oncorhynchus kisutch isolate 150728-3 linkage group LG5, Okis_V2, whole genome shotgun sequence, a genomic segment contains:
- the cbr1 gene encoding carbonyl reductase [NADPH] 1 → MPQVALVTGSNKGIGFAIVRSLCKQFNGDVFLSGRDAGRGTAAVESLNSEGLKPLFQQLDIDNPESVRSARDFFNEKYGGLDVLINNAGIAFKNADTTPFGTQAEVTLKTNFFATRDMCNEFLPIIKPGGRVVNVSSVMSSIALNRCSPELQARFRSNDITEEELVGLMERFVQEAQAGAHSQGGWPDTAYGVSKTGLTVLSRIHARKLRHERPADQILLNACCPGWVRTDMAGPTATKSPDEGAITPVYLALLPAGAGEPQGQFVMDKKVHPW, encoded by the exons ATGCCACAAGTTGCACTGGTGACTGGTTCCAATAAGGGGATTGGATTTGCAATTGTGCGGTCGCTTTGCAAGCAATTCAATGGTGATGTTTTCCTCAGTGGCCGGGATGCTGGCCGTGGCACAGCGGCTGTGGAGAGCCTGAATTCTGAAGGGCTGAAACCCCTCTTCCAACAGCTTGACATCGACAACCCAGAAAGTGTGCGGTCGGCCCGAGATTTCTTCAATGAGAAATACGGTGGCCTTGATGTGCTCATTAACAATGCTGGGATTGCCTTTAAAA ATGCTGATACTACACCCTTTGGAACCCAAGCTGAGGTGACTCTCAAAACGAACTTCTTTGCCACAAGAGACATGTGCAATGAGTTTCTTCCCATCATCAAACCAGGAG GGAGGGTGGTGAACGTGTCTAGTGTTATGAGCTCCATCGCCCTGAACCGCTGCAGCCCTGAACTCCAGGCCCGGTTCCGCagtaatgacatcacagaggaggagctggtggggcTGATGGAGAGGTTTGTCCAGGAGGCCCAGGCAGGGGCGCACTCCCAGGGGGGCTGGCCCGACACAGCCTACGGGGTGTCCAAAACAGGCCTCACCGTGCTCTCCAGGATCCACGCCCGCAAGCTGAGGCATGAGAGACCAGCTGACCAGATCCTTCTGAATGCGTGCTGCCCGGGCTGGGTGAGGACCGATATGGCTGGGCCCACCGCCACCAAGTCACCTGACGAGGGCGCCATCACCCCAGTTTACCTGGCCCTGCTTCCTGCGGGGGCTGGGGAGCCGCAGGGACAGTTTGTGATGGACAAGAAGGTCCATCCGTGGTGA
- the setd4 gene encoding SET domain-containing protein 4, with translation MRLLSTLEHGSLPVKTNVYGSDFPSKPINMTRKQHGRRARKKRQRECRETTVQTVTLSHEPQFVALRRWLQQRGFSSKLLVPAHFSDTGRGLMTLQPIKAEDLVISLPEKCLLTTSTVLRSYIGEYIERWKPPVSPLLALCAFLISERHFGQRAEWKPYIDVLPQKYTCPAYFSDEVIDLLPGSLSGKALEQRAMVQELHSSSLDFFSSLQPLFSQPVESVFTYDALRWAWCSVNTRTVYMEHQHTPYMSRERNVYALAPYLDLLNHCPAIQVKASFSHVSRCYEIRSIQGCKRFQQVFICYGPHDNQRLLLEYGFVAPGNPHSVVYVDQVILQQCVCIKDINQLAQKLLFLKKNDFLANLTLSLDGPSWRLMTALRLLSLKTEQYPFWKSVLLGAGVSHDREEWSVDAALRLCHYLMVDNTRALNKISQLTERADASLKEQLAVVECLRREEQDILGLNQEMLQGLQKQLLPSRQHAQLRTACTT, from the exons ATGAGATTATTATCAACATTAGAACACGGGAGTTTGCCAGTTAAGACGAACGTCTATGGATCTGATTTCCCATCAAAGCCCATCAACATGACGAGGAAGCAACATGGGAGAAGGGCGAGAAAGAAGAGGCAACGGGAGTGCAGAGAAACAACTGTTCAGACTG TGACACTATCTCATGAACCACAGTTTGTGGCTCTAAGAAGATGGCTGCAACAGAGAGGCTTCAGCTCCAAGCTTCTAGTACCTGCACACTTCTCAG ACACGGGACGTGGACTAATGACCTTACAGCCTATCAAG GCTGAGGATTTGGTGATCTCCTTACCAGAAAAATGCCTTTTAACTACCTCTACGGTTCTAAGGAGCTACATTGGTGAATACATAGAAAG ATGGAAACCGCCTGTGTCTCCTCTCTTAGCCCTCTGTGCTTTCCTCATCTCTGAGAGACATTTTGGCCAACGTGCAGAATGGAAGCCCTACATCGACGTCCTGCCCCAAAAATACACGTGCCCTGCTTACTTCTCAGATGAGGTCATCGACCTGCTGCCGGGGAGTCTGAGTGGGAAGGCCCTGGAGCAGAGAGCCATGGTTCAGGAGCTGCACTCCTCTTCATTGGACTTCTTCAGCTCCCTCCAGCCTCTCTTCAGTCAGCCCGTGGAGAGTGTGTTCACGTATGATGCACTGCGCTGGGCATGGTGCAGTGTGAACACGCGCACTGTGTACATGGAGCACCAACACACCCCCTACATGTCCAGGGAGAGAAATGTGTATGCCTTAGCCCCCTACCTGGACCTGCTCAACCACTGCCCAGCCATACAG GTAAAGGCGAGCTTCAGCCATGTGAGCAGGTGCTATGAGATCCGTAGCATCCAAGGCTGCAAGAGATTCCAGCAGGTTTTTATCTGCTACGGTCCCCATGACAACCAACGTCTCCTGTTAGAGTATGGGTTTGTTGCTCCTGGAAACCCTCACAGTGTGGTGTATGTGGACCAAG TTATCCTTCAACAGTGCGTCTGTATAAAAGACATAAATCAGCTGGcacagaagctactcttcctgaagAAAAATGACTTTTTAGC AAACTTGACCCTTAGTTTGGATGGGCCCTCCTGGAGACTGATGACCGCCCTCAGGCTGCTGTCACTTAAGACAGAACAATA CCCTTTCTGGAAGAGTGTCCTCTTGGGGGCGGGGGTGAGCCATgacagagaggagtggagtgtCGATGCAGCCCTTAGGCTTTGTCACTACCTGATGGTTGACAACACTAGAGCTCTGAACAAG ATATCCCAACTAACAGAGAGGGCAGACGCGTCTCTCAAGGAGCAGCTAGCTGTTGTGGAATGTCTACGACGAGAAGAGCAAGACATTTTAGGTCTTAACCAGGAAATGCTGCAGGGTCTTCAGAAACAATTGTTGCCAAGCAGACAGCATGCACAACTTAGAACAGCATGCACAACTTAG